AatgcaaactgtttttttttcttgttttttttttttacagttgccTGAGCAGGATACCGTAAATGCCCTGTTGAGAAGCTCTGACATCCCAAAGGTGGATGCTGAGACATCGCCCCCCCAGGAGGCTACAGTGAACCCACCTTTAGAGTCTGCAGATCCTGTAAATGTTCAGAACACCTTCACCAATTCCTCACTGAAGTCATCTGGTGCCTCAGCACAGGTCCCATCACGTCTGTCCACGCTCGTCAGAATCCCTCTGAGCTTGTCTCCAGACTCTGTCGATGACATGTATTACGGCTGCTCCCACAAGATGCTGATCAAAGTGAAACGTCACTACCTCCCCAGGAGCACCAGGGAGGGTCTGCACTCCACATACACAAAACTGTGTGCCCTCAAAGCCATGAAGAATAAGGACATCTATGACCAGCTGTCCGTGAATCACTTCAGGGCTCTGTGTGCCTACACAGCAGGGTCATATGACGACTTAAACCGGGCAGTGCGCAGGGGGAAGGCTACCTATAAGACCTCATTTGAATTCCACGCCCTCCACTTCCTGTTGTCTGACGCCATCCGGCTTCTTAAACTCAACCAAAGAAGCTGCTACACCACCTACCGCAGAAGCAAACTGCTCTTCACTGGGGAAGCTGGACAAACTATGCGCTTCGGCTCGTTCGCCTCCAGCTCCCTCAACAAGAACTTGCGTCAGTTTGGACGGAGGTCCTGCTTTGAGATCCACACGTGTTTTGGCGCCTACCTCAAGACCTACTCAGAGTTTGACTCAGACGAGGATGAAGTACTGATTCCTCCATATGAGATGTTTAATATAGTTTCTGTGGACATGTCAGGAGAGAatgatttacattgtgatgtTTTATACAAGCTTGAGACAGCTGGTGTTTACAGCAGCCTCAACTGTCAGGATGTGGAACCGTTCAGGAGCAGGAGTGTACCATTTTAACACTGTATAAGTTTATTACATCAATATAATGTCTGTAACAAGATCTGTAGCCTCCTCCAGGCAACATGTCCCTTCACTGTCTTCttgaatttattaaaattatatttttttgagaCTGAGAGTTAATTCTTGACTTTGGAAGCAAACAATCTCAACCtaaggtccatttagtagctgttctGGAGATTTAAATTTAATCACATGATCTTCCTCAGCAGCTTGAATTATCCCAGCTGTCATGGAATTGTAGTTGTAGCACTTTAAGGGAAAAtgagtagggctgggcaat
The window above is part of the Epinephelus moara isolate mb chromosome 5, YSFRI_EMoa_1.0, whole genome shotgun sequence genome. Proteins encoded here:
- the LOC126390851 gene encoding NAD(P)(+)--arginine ADP-ribosyltransferase 2-like produces the protein MMKDAMLFIVLCCLCVRIRPLNAKMLPEQDTVNALLRSSDIPKVDAETSPPQEATVNPPLESADPVNVQNTFTNSSLKSSGASAQVPSRLSTLVRIPLSLSPDSVDDMYYGCSHKMLIKVKRHYLPRSTREGLHSTYTKLCALKAMKNKDIYDQLSVNHFRALCAYTAGSYDDLNRAVRRGKATYKTSFEFHALHFLLSDAIRLLKLNQRSCYTTYRRSKLLFTGEAGQTMRFGSFASSSLNKNLRQFGRRSCFEIHTCFGAYLKTYSEFDSDEDEVLIPPYEMFNIVSVDMSGENDLHCDVLYKLETAGVYSSLNCQDVEPFRSRSVPF